A stretch of the Deinococcus sp. YIM 77859 genome encodes the following:
- the kynU gene encoding kynureninase, giving the protein MRRDLFAMPPGIYLDGNSLGVMPHAARAAVLRRLDEWQRDAVSGWDHWFELAETLSPALARLVGARSNEVIATGSITANLHALLATLYRPEGARRHLVATALDFPSDVYALHAWAERFGAELRLIPARDGQTLREEEIRAALTDDVALVLLPTVLYRSGALLDVPGLTRAARERGILIGWDAAHSVGSVPHELHDWGADFAVWCHYKYVNAGPGAPGGLYLHERHHHLVPGLRGWWGHDKATQFEMAHTFRPAAGAGAYQLGTPPILALAALEGALSVFDTVELAEVRARSLELTAYLMALVERHLPELRVVTPREPTRRGGHVALAHPQAHALSLALRARGITPISAPPISCASLPSPSTTPRRSSRRRCRSCANCSTPGPTGRWRRRGG; this is encoded by the coding sequence ATGAGACGTGACCTCTTCGCGATGCCCCCCGGCATCTACCTCGACGGCAACAGCCTGGGCGTGATGCCCCACGCGGCTCGCGCTGCCGTGCTGCGCCGTCTGGACGAGTGGCAGCGCGACGCGGTGAGCGGCTGGGACCACTGGTTTGAGCTGGCCGAGACGCTGTCGCCTGCCCTCGCGCGGCTGGTGGGGGCGCGTTCCAATGAAGTCATCGCCACGGGCAGCATCACCGCCAATCTGCATGCCCTGCTCGCCACCCTCTACCGTCCGGAGGGTGCGCGGCGCCACCTCGTCGCCACCGCACTCGATTTTCCGTCCGACGTGTACGCGCTGCACGCTTGGGCCGAGCGCTTCGGCGCCGAGCTGCGCCTGATTCCCGCCCGCGACGGCCAGACGCTGCGCGAGGAGGAGATCCGAGCGGCGTTGACGGATGACGTGGCCTTGGTCCTGCTGCCGACGGTGCTGTACCGCTCTGGAGCGCTCCTGGACGTGCCGGGGCTGACCCGCGCCGCGCGGGAACGCGGCATCCTGATCGGCTGGGACGCGGCCCACAGCGTGGGGAGCGTGCCGCACGAGCTGCACGACTGGGGCGCGGATTTCGCGGTGTGGTGTCACTACAAGTACGTGAATGCTGGACCCGGGGCGCCGGGAGGCCTCTACCTGCACGAGCGGCACCATCATCTCGTCCCCGGCCTGCGCGGATGGTGGGGCCACGACAAGGCGACGCAGTTCGAAATGGCCCACACCTTTCGCCCCGCGGCTGGTGCGGGCGCCTACCAGCTCGGCACGCCGCCCATCCTCGCGCTCGCGGCGCTGGAGGGGGCACTCAGCGTGTTTGATACCGTCGAGCTGGCCGAGGTGCGTGCCCGCAGCCTGGAGCTGACCGCGTACCTGATGGCGCTGGTGGAGAGGCACCTTCCCGAACTGCGGGTGGTCACGCCGCGCGAACCCACCCGGCGCGGCGGTCACGTCGCCCTGGCCCACCCACAAGCCCACGCCCTCAGCCTCGCGCTGCGGGCACGCGGCATCACCCCGATTTCCGCGCCCCCGATATCCTGCGCCTCGCTCCCGTCGCCCTCTACAACACCGAGGCGGAGCTCGAGACGACGGTGCAGGTCCTGCGCGAACTGCTCGACACCGGGGCCTACCGGGCGGTGGAGGCGGCGGGGCGGGTGA